One Dictyoglomus thermophilum H-6-12 DNA window includes the following coding sequences:
- a CDS encoding MFS transporter has product MRFKNKELYLLRIFLFVYYMAWTFIFFFIPVYLREQKNFSIGMIGILAGLFGFFGAFSQVYIGYLSDKFRKRKPFMVLSAIMLMLGYGYLFPKLGSYLSFLIIYPIFGIFMNTITTLSNVLILDYSSTSSVGRSFASTRVWAPIGFLVMMLATGFYPKLTDPKYMFPIISAIFLLCFLILLLVKEPEFKVETKTLTFSDVKRLVLIKEIRKFLLFMFFYSFALTGTSGNVNLLIKYLGGSNSDISWALVVCSAPEIPMSYFWGNMADKLGKKNLAYSCRDCHAY; this is encoded by the coding sequence ATGAGGTTTAAAAATAAAGAACTTTATTTATTGAGGATTTTTCTTTTTGTATATTATATGGCTTGGACTTTTATATTCTTTTTTATTCCTGTGTATTTAAGAGAGCAAAAAAATTTCTCTATAGGTATGATAGGAATTCTTGCAGGACTATTTGGGTTTTTTGGTGCCTTTTCTCAGGTATATATTGGATATTTGTCGGATAAATTTAGAAAAAGAAAACCCTTTATGGTTCTTAGTGCAATAATGCTTATGTTAGGTTATGGATATTTATTTCCTAAATTAGGATCTTATTTGTCTTTTCTTATAATTTATCCTATATTTGGGATTTTTATGAATACTATTACTACCTTAAGTAATGTTCTTATTCTTGATTATTCATCTACATCTTCTGTAGGCAGATCTTTTGCTTCTACAAGAGTATGGGCGCCTATTGGTTTTTTAGTAATGATGCTTGCTACAGGCTTTTATCCAAAATTAACTGATCCTAAATATATGTTTCCTATAATTTCAGCGATATTTTTGCTTTGTTTTCTCATTCTTTTATTGGTCAAAGAACCAGAATTTAAAGTTGAAACAAAGACTTTAACTTTTAGTGATGTAAAGAGGTTAGTTTTAATAAAAGAGATAAGGAAATTCTTGTTGTTTATGTTCTTTTATAGCTTTGCTCTTACTGGAACCTCTGGTAATGTAAATCTTTTGATTAAATATTTAGGGGGTTCAAATAGTGACATAAGTTGGGCCTTAGTGGTGTGCTCTGCTCCTGAAATTCCTATGTCTTATTTTTGGGGAAATATGGCAGATAAATTAGGGAAAAAAAATCTTGCTTATTCTTGCAGGGATTGCCATGCCTATTAG
- a CDS encoding DUF362 domain-containing protein, which produces MSSKVVIYNAEYEKESLKDKIRNALKYFDLPEFKAKRILIKPNLLMASSPDKAITTHPVLIEAIIEVLKEKEVGEIFIGDTPGNTSTNLDYLYKITGMKEIAERQKVNLVNLYTYGVINIKSEVAENIPITKFIKDVDYIINVPKLKTHTFMLMTCVIKNTFGLVPGMNKSRMHAIAINPENFAKILVEIFNEVNPIINIVDGIVGMEGEGPSAGNPRKFGKIIIGKDPVAVDVISSLLLGYKPEEIYTNVIAHKKGLGEIELDKIEVIGEEKDKIYNPDVAKVKSFYNLSKKVPSFMGNIASFLYNKLIRQYPVIEDKKCIKCRICENSCPNKAITYTPEGMIIDYKKCISCFCCHELCPQKAIRLEKSLLARKLFG; this is translated from the coding sequence ATGAGCTCAAAAGTAGTTATATATAACGCAGAATATGAAAAAGAATCTTTAAAAGATAAGATTCGAAATGCTTTAAAATACTTTGACCTTCCCGAATTTAAGGCAAAAAGAATTCTTATTAAACCCAATCTTCTCATGGCCTCATCTCCTGATAAAGCAATTACAACCCATCCTGTACTAATAGAGGCCATCATAGAAGTCTTAAAAGAGAAAGAGGTAGGAGAAATATTTATAGGAGACACTCCTGGAAACACATCTACAAACTTAGATTATCTTTATAAGATAACGGGTATGAAAGAGATTGCAGAAAGACAAAAAGTAAATCTTGTAAATTTATATACCTACGGAGTTATTAATATTAAAAGTGAGGTTGCAGAAAATATTCCAATAACCAAATTTATAAAAGATGTGGATTACATAATTAATGTACCAAAGCTTAAAACCCATACCTTTATGCTAATGACCTGTGTTATAAAGAATACCTTTGGACTTGTGCCAGGGATGAATAAATCTCGTATGCATGCTATTGCCATAAATCCAGAAAATTTTGCCAAAATCCTAGTGGAGATATTTAATGAGGTAAATCCCATAATAAATATAGTGGATGGAATAGTAGGAATGGAAGGAGAAGGTCCCTCTGCTGGAAATCCAAGAAAATTTGGGAAAATCATCATTGGAAAAGATCCTGTGGCAGTAGATGTGATATCAAGTCTTCTTCTTGGATATAAACCCGAAGAGATTTACACAAATGTTATTGCCCACAAAAAAGGGCTTGGAGAAATAGAGCTTGATAAAATTGAGGTTATAGGGGAAGAAAAAGATAAAATTTATAACCCCGATGTGGCAAAAGTAAAAAGCTTTTACAACCTTTCTAAAAAAGTTCCTTCCTTTATGGGAAACATTGCCTCCTTTTTATATAACAAATTGATTAGGCAATATCCTGTTATCGAAGACAAGAAATGTATAAAATGTAGAATATGTGAAAATAGTTGTCCTAACAAGGCTATAACTTATACCCCAGAAGGAATGATCATAGATTATAAAAAATGTATCTCCTGCTTTTGCTGTCACGAGCTTTGTCCCCAAAAGGCTATAAGATTAGAAAAGAGTTTACTCGCCAGAAAGTTATTTGGGTAA
- a CDS encoding ABC transporter permease, which translates to MKTFITIALYRIKSFYRDTFTFLFSLILPIMFVVIFGFVFGGGEGSSENGIKIGVIKDSAEIVKVLERIENIKVVEFENEAILRDKVLKGSVDGAIIFDGEKFNFIINFASFQQKPFLRTFGESFSKIYSLHEAGIDRGFIRVEEELIDPGKAQVSTLGYTIPGVLSFSISSAIFTMIALFGYYRKRKVIRRFAVTPVSPITFISGMIVGNFIAGIFSCLFVLLIAQLIFSLNFSINWTFLLISISSSILGMMALGILLASLFREPQAANNVGNLLVNIMLFFSGVYFPLDFLPNYLKVFARFLPLYYVGRALRISLGVEEGGATFVFSFAFVMIFVFITLILIFGRNIFELEDR; encoded by the coding sequence ATGAAGACATTTATAACTATTGCATTATATAGGATAAAAAGTTTTTACAGAGATACTTTTACCTTCCTTTTTTCTCTTATTTTACCTATTATGTTTGTAGTAATATTTGGGTTTGTCTTTGGAGGAGGGGAAGGATCTAGTGAAAATGGAATTAAAATTGGAGTAATAAAGGATAGTGCTGAGATTGTTAAAGTTTTGGAGAGGATAGAAAATATTAAGGTTGTTGAATTTGAAAATGAAGCGATTTTAAGGGATAAAGTCTTAAAGGGCAGTGTTGATGGAGCAATAATCTTTGATGGAGAGAAGTTTAATTTTATTATTAACTTTGCGAGTTTTCAACAGAAACCTTTCTTAAGGACTTTTGGAGAAAGCTTTTCTAAGATTTATTCCCTTCATGAGGCTGGAATAGATAGAGGATTTATAAGGGTAGAAGAGGAATTAATTGATCCAGGAAAGGCTCAGGTTTCTACCTTAGGATATACAATACCTGGAGTTTTAAGTTTTTCCATTTCGTCGGCTATATTTACTATGATTGCTCTTTTTGGATATTATAGGAAAAGGAAGGTTATTAGAAGATTTGCTGTAACTCCAGTAAGTCCTATTACATTTATATCAGGGATGATTGTAGGTAATTTTATTGCAGGGATTTTTTCTTGTTTATTTGTTCTTTTGATAGCTCAGCTTATTTTTAGCTTAAATTTTTCCATAAATTGGACCTTTTTACTTATCTCTATCTCTTCTTCAATTCTTGGTATGATGGCTTTGGGAATACTCCTTGCCTCGTTATTTAGAGAGCCTCAAGCGGCAAATAATGTAGGAAATCTTTTAGTAAATATTATGTTATTCTTCTCTGGTGTTTACTTTCCTTTAGACTTTCTACCTAACTATTTGAAGGTTTTTGCAAGGTTTTTACCTCTTTATTATGTGGGAAGAGCCTTGAGAATTTCCTTAGGCGTGGAGGAAGGAGGAGCAACTTTTGTCTTTTCTTTTGCTTTTGTAATGATCTTTGTTTTTATTACGCTTATACTTATTTTTGGAAGGAATATTTTTGAATTAGAAGATAGATAA
- a CDS encoding ABC transporter permease, producing MMVFKNSIYFFKSALRERSYVFWCVAFPVLLMVILITIFPSKVEKVNFDVYLLKSEYGDFSNMVYQVFDTLSKGENKVFNLKVFKDNSIKDKLIEDLKKGKTKLIVEIPEGFDSLVISNITMKMMGFGENPAPIKVYTLKHDVSSQAASMVVKNIVERLNLEFAKRMTKIKDYEVKSEIVGSKVGFSYVDFIYPGIVILAIFFTGLFGIGQELSWYREGKILKRFIIAPISSLNFFLSYFLSRFYLFMLQTLLVTFVSKVIYKSSVNFLSFYFFLYTFLAMLALSAMGFFISAVAKNTSSAGVIGQILNFPLQFLGGIYFPISDVPWFIKWIVVINPITYLAAGIRDTLGVMPSPYPIYLTILIPLLYTVLFLVVSIRKYRRVELS from the coding sequence ATGATGGTTTTCAAGAACTCTATTTACTTTTTTAAATCTGCTTTAAGAGAAAGATCTTATGTTTTCTGGTGTGTAGCCTTCCCTGTTCTTCTTATGGTTATACTTATCACTATTTTTCCTTCCAAAGTAGAAAAAGTAAATTTTGATGTATATTTATTAAAATCAGAATATGGCGATTTCTCTAATATGGTTTATCAGGTGTTTGATACCTTGAGTAAAGGAGAAAACAAGGTATTTAACTTAAAGGTTTTTAAAGATAATTCTATTAAGGACAAACTTATAGAAGATCTTAAAAAGGGAAAAACTAAGCTTATTGTGGAGATACCAGAGGGTTTTGATAGCCTTGTTATTTCTAATATTACTATGAAGATGATGGGTTTTGGGGAAAATCCTGCTCCTATTAAGGTTTATACTTTGAAGCATGATGTTTCTTCTCAGGCTGCGAGTATGGTGGTAAAAAATATTGTTGAAAGATTAAATTTAGAATTTGCTAAGAGAATGACAAAAATAAAAGATTATGAGGTTAAGAGTGAAATAGTAGGAAGTAAAGTTGGTTTTTCTTATGTAGATTTTATATATCCTGGTATTGTAATTCTTGCTATATTTTTTACGGGTTTGTTCGGAATTGGTCAGGAACTTTCTTGGTATAGAGAGGGAAAGATATTGAAAAGGTTTATTATTGCTCCTATTTCTTCTTTAAATTTCTTTCTCTCTTATTTTCTTTCCCGTTTTTATCTCTTTATGCTTCAAACTTTGCTTGTTACTTTTGTAAGTAAGGTTATATATAAAAGTAGTGTGAACTTTCTTTCTTTTTATTTCTTCCTTTATACTTTTCTTGCTATGCTTGCTCTATCAGCTATGGGATTCTTTATATCTGCTGTTGCTAAAAATACTAGCTCTGCAGGAGTGATAGGCCAAATTCTTAATTTTCCCTTGCAATTTCTTGGAGGTATATACTTTCCTATAAGTGATGTGCCATGGTTTATAAAATGGATTGTGGTTATTAATCCTATTACTTATCTTGCAGCAGGTATAAGGGATACCCTTGGAGTTATGCCATCTCCTTATCCTATTTATTTAACAATTCTTATTCCCTTACTCTATACCGTCTTATTTTTAGTAGTCTCTATAAGAAAATATAGGCGAGTGGAACTGTCATGA
- a CDS encoding ABC transporter ATP-binding protein, protein MNTYKFIVEVEDLRKYYGNIKAVDGVSFKIKQGSIFTLLGPNGAGKTTTLEIIEGLRTPDSGKITIFGRQVERIGREEKEFIGVSLQETNLIGNLTVRETLSMFRSFYKKGLNVDDVLDFVSLKDKAKSYVEKLSGGQRQRLAIGLAIINDPLLLFLDEPTTGLDPQARRSIWDLLLQLKKQGKTIVLTTHYMEEAEFLSDWVCIMDHGKIIREGTPEDLIKSIGGESVIEVEVEHSDGFLEELSNIGLNYSYNEKHKRLIIKTNNVLETIGILLRIAKEKGINVRNEIIRQPNLEDVFLTLTGKQLREE, encoded by the coding sequence ATGAATACTTACAAATTTATTGTTGAAGTAGAAGATCTAAGAAAATATTATGGAAATATTAAGGCTGTTGATGGTGTAAGTTTTAAAATCAAGCAGGGCTCTATATTTACCCTTTTAGGACCTAATGGGGCTGGTAAAACTACAACTCTTGAGATTATTGAAGGATTAAGAACTCCTGATAGTGGAAAGATAACCATCTTTGGAAGACAAGTGGAAAGGATAGGAAGAGAAGAAAAAGAATTCATAGGTGTTTCTTTGCAAGAGACAAATCTCATTGGCAACCTTACAGTAAGAGAAACCCTTTCTATGTTTAGGAGTTTTTACAAGAAAGGCTTAAATGTAGATGATGTTCTTGATTTTGTAAGTTTGAAGGATAAAGCAAAAAGTTATGTGGAGAAGCTTTCTGGAGGGCAGAGACAAAGGCTTGCTATAGGTCTTGCTATTATTAATGATCCTCTTCTTCTGTTTCTTGATGAGCCTACTACAGGGCTTGATCCACAGGCAAGAAGAAGTATTTGGGATTTGCTTTTGCAGCTTAAAAAGCAGGGAAAAACCATAGTATTGACCACTCATTATATGGAAGAGGCTGAATTTCTCTCTGACTGGGTCTGTATTATGGATCATGGAAAGATAATAAGGGAAGGAACCCCTGAAGATTTGATAAAGAGTATTGGTGGGGAGAGTGTAATTGAGGTAGAAGTAGAGCATAGTGATGGTTTCTTGGAAGAGTTAAGTAATATAGGTTTGAATTATTCTTATAATGAGAAGCATAAGCGCCTTATAATAAAGACCAATAATGTGCTTGAAACTATTGGAATTCTTTTACGGATTGCTAAAGAAAAGGGAATTAATGTAAGAAATGAGATTATTAGGCAACCTAACTTAGAAGATGTATTTTTAACTCTTACTGGAAAACAGCTTAGGGAAGAATGA
- a CDS encoding DpnII family type II restriction endonuclease: MVKFKELGFKDFDEYKSYFFDNLLSSNKTYDYFVDWTKVKEAVNQHLIELSLLNSLTKVEPKDIKKHLQDLLLEYPQVVEVIPLLIAERIRNGKIDIFEPSIEEFITFEFERSRINESNVYQIVNFCHKTGILDLFQEVTDIHDYLLGVEVGLDTNARKNRSGDIFERMCQQKIKKLISTEDYVMVENDSNFSLYPVISKEESKGKTHDIVIYKNNSPILIIECNFYNVVGSKPISIAESYIEMNRAAKEKGIDFLWITDGPAWHHMKEPLLRSMKEIDWILNFKMLDFLRKILKV, encoded by the coding sequence ATGGTTAAGTTTAAAGAATTAGGTTTTAAAGATTTTGATGAATACAAAAGTTATTTTTTTGATAATCTGTTATCTTCAAACAAAACTTATGATTATTTTGTTGATTGGACTAAGGTAAAGGAAGCTGTTAATCAACATCTGATTGAGCTGTCTTTGTTGAACTCTTTAACTAAAGTAGAACCTAAAGATATAAAAAAACATTTACAAGATTTATTATTAGAATATCCACAAGTTGTAGAGGTGATTCCCCTACTTATTGCAGAGAGAATAAGAAATGGGAAAATTGATATTTTTGAGCCTAGTATTGAGGAATTTATTACTTTTGAATTCGAGCGGTCTCGTATAAATGAAAGTAATGTTTATCAGATTGTAAATTTTTGTCATAAAACTGGAATCCTGGATTTGTTTCAAGAGGTTACAGATATTCATGACTACCTTCTTGGGGTGGAGGTTGGTTTAGATACAAATGCTCGAAAGAATAGAAGTGGAGATATTTTTGAGAGGATGTGCCAGCAAAAAATAAAGAAACTTATCTCTACAGAAGATTATGTTATGGTAGAGAATGATTCAAATTTTTCTCTATATCCTGTAATTTCTAAAGAAGAAAGCAAGGGAAAAACTCATGATATTGTAATTTATAAGAATAACTCGCCCATATTGATTATTGAGTGCAATTTTTATAATGTTGTAGGTAGTAAACCTATCTCTATTGCAGAAAGCTATATTGAGATGAATAGAGCTGCTAAGGAGAAGGGGATAGATTTCTTATGGATTACCGACGGTCCAGCATGGCATCATATGAAAGAGCCATTGTTAAGGAGTATGAAAGAAATTGACTGGATATTAAATTTTAAAATGTTGGATTTTTTGAGAAAAATTTTAAAAGTATAA
- a CDS encoding TRM11 family SAM-dependent methyltransferase translates to MTKNYKDMKEITKEDYIRFVEENEFVIIEDVKVKLNKNWDIKSYSPPENYTPEKTTVWSFPDRGSWATHKGNYRGNWSPYIPRNLILKYTAKGDWVLDQMMGSGTTLVEAKLLERNAIGVDINLDAVMVALDRLNFSYNPLFPKYSEPIIKTYWGDARNLNKIEDNSIDLIATHPPYAGIISYTKNKKQSDDLSQLPLEEYLKEMEKVAEESFRVLKPGKVCAILIGDTRKHKYYVPIAYRVMQVFLEVGFILKEDIIKLQWNMKATRERWRAKEYEFYLIGHEHIFVFRKPEDEKEYKKYKFSIKWWKDG, encoded by the coding sequence ATGACTAAAAATTATAAAGATATGAAAGAAATAACAAAAGAGGATTATATAAGGTTTGTAGAAGAAAATGAGTTTGTCATTATTGAGGATGTAAAAGTAAAGCTAAATAAAAATTGGGATATTAAGTCATACAGCCCTCCTGAAAATTATACTCCTGAAAAAACAACTGTTTGGAGTTTTCCTGATAGAGGTAGTTGGGCTACTCATAAAGGAAATTATAGAGGAAATTGGTCTCCCTATATTCCGAGAAATCTTATCTTAAAGTATACCGCAAAAGGAGATTGGGTTCTTGATCAGATGATGGGAAGCGGCACTACGCTTGTTGAAGCAAAACTACTTGAAAGGAATGCAATAGGTGTTGATATTAATTTAGATGCAGTGATGGTTGCTTTAGACCGTTTGAACTTTTCTTATAATCCTCTCTTTCCTAAATATAGTGAGCCAATTATAAAAACTTACTGGGGGGATGCTAGAAATCTTAATAAAATTGAGGATAATAGTATAGATCTTATTGCTACTCATCCACCATATGCAGGTATAATTTCGTATACTAAAAATAAGAAACAAAGTGATGATTTGTCACAGCTTCCTTTAGAAGAATATTTAAAAGAGATGGAAAAAGTGGCGGAGGAATCATTTAGAGTATTGAAACCTGGTAAAGTATGTGCAATTTTGATTGGTGACACAAGAAAGCATAAGTATTATGTGCCTATTGCCTATAGGGTTATGCAAGTATTTTTAGAGGTGGGATTTATTTTGAAAGAAGATATTATTAAGTTACAATGGAATATGAAAGCTACAAGGGAGAGGTGGCGAGCAAAGGAGTATGAATTTTATCTTATTGGACATGAACATATTTTTGTTTTTAGAAAACCAGAGGATGAGAAAGAGTATAAAAAATATAAGTTTAGCATAAAATGGTGGAAAGATGGTTAA
- a CDS encoding DUF86 domain-containing protein, whose protein sequence is MEYKSIAKGLVEVGVADKDLGEKLVQMVGYRNRLVQ, encoded by the coding sequence ATGGAGTATAAGTCTATAGCAAAAGGTTTAGTTGAGGTAGGAGTAGCTGATAAGGATTTAGGTGAAAAACTTGTCCAGATGGTAGGTTATAGAAATAGATTAGTACAATGA
- a CDS encoding pseudouridine synthase has product MRLDKFLVNQGFGSRKEVQKLIKAGIVYVNDVPVKDPSFHIDPNTDVVEIEGQEVEYKENYYFMLNKPKGYITATYDENYPTVMDLFSAEPIVNKLFPIGRLDIDTEGLLIITSDGVLAHRLSHPKWNVEKEYFVIVEGDVSDIDFSKYEKEGIYLKKDKYKTKPFKVNVLKTSFEESELLITITEGKYHIIKKIMYALDHEVKYLKRVRIGPLTLDEDLDVGEYRELTEEEIELLKRYVRM; this is encoded by the coding sequence ATGAGGCTTGATAAATTTCTTGTAAATCAAGGATTTGGTAGTAGAAAGGAAGTACAAAAACTTATTAAAGCAGGAATAGTATATGTTAATGATGTTCCTGTGAAAGACCCTTCTTTTCATATAGACCCTAACACTGATGTGGTGGAGATAGAAGGGCAGGAAGTTGAATACAAAGAGAATTATTACTTTATGCTTAATAAACCCAAGGGTTATATTACTGCTACATATGATGAAAATTATCCTACAGTAATGGATCTTTTTTCAGCAGAGCCCATAGTAAATAAGCTTTTCCCTATTGGAAGGTTGGATATCGATACAGAAGGACTTCTCATAATTACCTCCGATGGAGTTTTAGCTCATAGGCTTTCTCATCCTAAGTGGAATGTAGAAAAAGAGTACTTTGTGATTGTAGAAGGAGATGTTTCAGATATAGATTTTTCAAAGTATGAAAAAGAAGGGATATATCTTAAAAAGGATAAATATAAAACAAAGCCTTTTAAGGTGAATGTGTTGAAAACTTCTTTTGAAGAGTCGGAGCTTCTTATAACTATCACCGAAGGTAAATATCACATAATAAAAAAGATAATGTATGCCTTAGATCATGAAGTTAAGTACTTAAAGAGGGTAAGAATTGGACCGCTTACTCTTGATGAGGATCTGGATGTGGGAGAATATAGAGAGCTTACAGAAGAGGAGATTGAGCTTCTTAAAAGATATGTAAGAATGTGA
- a CDS encoding glycoside hydrolase family 44 protein codes for MTGYNWETNMSNAGSDWDHSSDYYLPWAMGIPENQYNVPAIVLTEFHKQSLSMGAISLITLQMAGYVAKDSNGTVLESETAPSPRWAEVKFRKNAPFFLNPDTSDNYVYMDELLNYLINKFGKANTDTGIKGYILDNEPDLWSSTHPRIHPNKVTCSELISKSIELAKVIKEMDPYAMVLGYESYGFMGYYSLQDAPDWNQVKGNHKWFISYYLEKMKQASESYGKRLLDVLSIHWYPEARSSSGVRICFDRENATNKDTSIARMQAPRTLWDPTYKTSQKGQITAGENSWINQWFPEYLPIIPTVMKDIETYYPGTKLAITEYDYGGKDHISGGIAQTDVLGIFGKYGVFLATRWGDSGSYITSAYNIYLNYDGKGSKYGDICVKAETSDVENMPVYASIHSDNEGKLHIIIINRSWDKEGIAKINIGGGRTYTSCTIYGFDYQSPEIRKMGEVNNIQNNYFELKIPPQTVYHIVF; via the coding sequence TTGACAGGATATAATTGGGAGACTAATATGTCCAATGCAGGATCAGATTGGGATCATTCTAGCGATTATTACTTACCTTGGGCTATGGGTATACCTGAAAATCAGTATAATGTTCCTGCCATAGTACTCACAGAGTTTCATAAGCAGTCTCTTAGTATGGGAGCAATAAGTCTTATTACTCTACAGATGGCAGGATATGTGGCAAAAGATAGTAATGGGACTGTTTTGGAAAGCGAGACTGCGCCATCTCCAAGATGGGCTGAAGTAAAATTTAGAAAAAATGCTCCTTTCTTTTTAAATCCTGATACCTCTGATAATTATGTTTATATGGATGAACTTTTGAATTATCTGATTAATAAATTTGGAAAAGCAAATACTGATACAGGGATAAAAGGATATATACTTGACAATGAGCCAGATCTTTGGTCAAGTACTCATCCCAGGATACACCCTAATAAAGTAACTTGTAGTGAACTAATATCAAAATCTATTGAGCTTGCTAAAGTTATTAAAGAAATGGATCCTTATGCAATGGTTTTGGGTTATGAGTCTTATGGTTTTATGGGATATTATTCCTTACAAGATGCACCTGATTGGAATCAGGTAAAGGGAAATCACAAGTGGTTTATAAGCTATTACCTTGAGAAGATGAAACAAGCATCGGAAAGTTATGGAAAAAGGCTTCTTGATGTACTTTCCATTCACTGGTATCCTGAGGCGAGATCTTCTTCGGGTGTGAGGATTTGTTTTGATAGAGAAAATGCTACTAATAAAGATACATCTATTGCAAGAATGCAGGCACCAAGAACCTTATGGGATCCAACTTATAAAACATCTCAAAAGGGACAGATTACTGCAGGAGAGAACAGTTGGATAAACCAATGGTTCCCAGAGTATCTGCCTATTATTCCTACTGTAATGAAAGATATAGAGACTTATTATCCTGGTACAAAGCTTGCCATAACAGAGTATGATTATGGAGGTAAAGATCATATATCGGGAGGAATTGCCCAGACAGATGTATTAGGTATATTTGGGAAATATGGGGTATTTCTTGCTACAAGGTGGGGAGATTCTGGGAGTTATATCACTTCTGCCTATAATATTTATTTGAATTATGATGGAAAAGGATCTAAATATGGAGACATATGTGTCAAGGCAGAAACTTCTGATGTAGAGAATATGCCAGTTTATGCCTCTATTCACAGTGATAATGAAGGAAAACTACATATTATAATAATTAATAGAAGCTGGGACAAAGAGGGAATTGCAAAGATAAATATTGGGGGAGGTAGAACTTATACCTCCTGTACTATTTATGGCTTTGATTACCAATCCCCTGAAATAAGAAAGATGGGAGAAGTGAATAATATTCAAAATAATTACTTTGAATTGAAGATACCTCCACAAACTGTATACCATATTGTATTTTAA
- a CDS encoding pyrroline-5-carboxylate reductase dimerization domain-containing protein yields MYNMNLTFEDIIEKVATKGGITEEGVKVLESYLPKIFDEVFEKTLEKRKLIKERADELFRVN; encoded by the coding sequence ATTTATAATATGAACTTGACTTTTGAAGATATAATAGAAAAAGTTGCCACAAAAGGGGGAATAACCGAAGAAGGGGTTAAAGTATTAGAGAGTTATCTTCCTAAAATTTTTGATGAGGTTTTTGAAAAAACCCTTGAAAAGAGAAAACTGATAAAAGAAAGGGCAGATGAGCTTTTTAGGGTGAATTAA
- a CDS encoding NAD(P)-binding domain-containing protein: protein MIGFIGYGNMGSMLVKKFIGERILKPEEIIVSTRTKSKLLGLKEVYPKINIAENNKDLAKKAKYIFICVKQPEVKGVLDEIKEFFEKY, encoded by the coding sequence GTGATAGGTTTTATAGGCTACGGTAATATGGGAAGTATGCTGGTTAAAAAGTTTATTGGAGAGAGAATATTAAAACCAGAGGAAATAATTGTTTCTACAAGGACAAAAAGTAAGCTTTTAGGATTAAAAGAAGTTTATCCTAAAATTAATATTGCAGAGAATAATAAAGATCTTGCAAAAAAGGCAAAATATATTTTTATCTGTGTGAAACAGCCAGAAGTAAAAGGAGTTTTAGATGAAATAAAGGAATTTTTTGAAAAATATTGA
- a CDS encoding ABC transporter permease, translating to MKKYIYIAKGFLLERMVYRFSLFFNALEKYIYILLIFFLWKAIYRSLGQESLNMSFESTFTYLSLATAIFGLFQTWVDWDIAQLMLSGNLSIILTKPLDFQIYMFFKRITWVILNLLTITFPVLVILRFILNMPISIGINFLFFILSVIISYLIYFSIDFIVGVTAFFTETIWGLSVTKDAIILFLSGGIIPIPLFPENLRKILELLPFKTIYHMPIEVLINKSYTLPDYLNSLIVQIFWLFIFLALSRIYYKLTERFIKINGG from the coding sequence ATGAAAAAGTATATTTATATTGCTAAAGGATTTCTTCTGGAAAGGATGGTTTATAGATTTTCCTTATTTTTTAATGCTTTAGAAAAATATATTTATATTTTATTGATTTTCTTTTTGTGGAAAGCCATATATAGAAGTTTAGGACAGGAAAGTTTAAACATGAGCTTTGAAAGTACCTTTACTTACCTTTCCTTAGCAACCGCAATCTTTGGTCTTTTTCAGACCTGGGTAGACTGGGACATAGCTCAACTTATGTTAAGCGGAAATCTTTCCATCATTTTGACAAAGCCCTTAGACTTTCAGATTTATATGTTTTTCAAAAGAATCACATGGGTTATACTTAATCTTTTAACTATAACTTTTCCCGTTTTAGTAATTCTCAGGTTTATTCTCAATATGCCCATTAGTATAGGCATTAATTTTTTATTCTTTATCCTTTCTGTAATTATTTCATATTTAATATACTTCAGTATTGACTTTATCGTAGGAGTTACTGCCTTTTTTACTGAAACCATTTGGGGACTTTCAGTAACAAAAGACGCCATAATCTTATTTCTCTCTGGAGGAATCATACCTATCCCTCTTTTCCCAGAAAATTTAAGGAAGATTTTAGAACTATTACCCTTTAAAACCATATACCATATGCCCATAGAGGTTCTTATCAACAAAAGCTATACCCTCCCCGATTATTTGAATTCCTTAATAGTACAAATCTTTTGGCTTTTTATCTTTTTAGCTTTAAGCAGAATATATTATAAATTAACAGAGAGGTTTATTAAGATAAATGGGGGATAA